A window of the Besnoitia besnoiti strain Bb-Ger1 chromosome VI, whole genome shotgun sequence genome harbors these coding sequences:
- a CDS encoding hypothetical protein (encoded by transcript BESB_064460) — protein MGEGNPCAENRRRCRASGPGAASCAERPTEGHGPIGLSRDDRKLPFSASQEPSVPPPGGCGSAAPETLLQALKMLSQRPPFADFGVRSTPFSLKSGSRGDATGQAPRARGRSRPLANESRGEPDEDAAQACGESQSRETSEQPHGGGARTGPKGVAAAFAGRASSPACSRRSPRGIGGFLGAHGCSNASSAWLDDVMVPFLCDSRVRRFILQTKSLADQNEPEKVGTLFERALQAYQATSSSAFTAAFSPLDSSAGASPFHSSLPSASSPVPTGALSASSFPGFSPAFAGAAGGLGGGVSPSYLRRPVDVVPNPKRPASASSPLADRVARKFPQVKPAASSSDSLPTLTQDEGEGPRGGAAVARSSDKTKKSSPAAAEDAERETLEERQEADGFPAGHALLGEEGDEESPPLSRRTETDAGDFRSIPVQGGETGGRVSAEDEEERSGAASEAEDPSRKAKRKKEETSRQAIGTEDPASDGGVPQPQGERSTAVAAPDHAREEEMPEGEAKTSRASPTSRSKRKIEAREDNVAAGPPPARKEPPAAKTSLDSDASLSLRDYIIRQHKMLNVKPAAKVTGEALAALEEVFGRHPDGISDPNVFAEEVVVPLLGLGEYMSSRLFGMVDRHDTGTVSLPMMKEFWANRLVLASEDPTTIDEGFPSAKLPVFLLPASASDDGSRRPSLFVNEDVVPHVVKRGSARNFFNVVKQDGADAITADDLRPWVEEVLRQAPDMAFLNEPSAAEFAARYVDSVITRIMFEVDTEDTGRVSLKALKHSCLPHVWFTLRPGVELSVIRRFFSYEHFYVFYCTFHALDEDEDFLLDRSDVRRHDTHNMNIEVEERLFLQVARPFRSPKTGYMCFEDWIWFLLVYHDVTSERAIQFWFKIFDIDGDGVLRDHEIEVFFNAQVDRFRLRDDKLPTYRDFICPMCDALRVPYASGLRCRDLLRDPVCGGCFINCLLKRAAFQAMDEGESMTSIAKGSPWDRQLIELTPFEIFASQQYQELTARKGEECFIDESSSFLDESEGSQSDESLVTEGGSAESIEV, from the exons ATGGGCGAGGGGAATCCCTGCGCAGAGAACCGACGCAGGTGTCGCGCGTCAGGccctggcgccgcctcctgcgccgagaGACCTACAGAAGGTCACGGCCCGATAGGGCTGAGCAGAGACGACAGAAAGTTGCCCTTCAG CGCGTCACAGGAGCCGTCTGTCCCCCCtcctggcggctgcggctctgctgcgcccgagacgcttctgcaggcgctgaaAATGCTCAGTCAGCGGCCGCCTTTCGCTGACTTTGGCGTCCGCAGTACCCCGTTCTCGCTGAAGTCCGGGTCTCGGGGCGACGCGACGGGGCAGGCGCCCCGCGCGAGGGGGCGGTCGCGCCCTCTGGCGAACGAAAGCCGGGGCGAgccagacgaagacgccgctcAGGCCTGCGGAGAGAGTCAAAGCAGAGAAACTTCGGAGCAGCcccacggcggaggcgcgcgtaCGGGGCCGAAAGGCGTTGCGGCGGCTTTTGCcggtcgcgcgtcttcgccggcctGCTCGCGACGCAGTCCTCGGGGCATAGGAGGCTTCCTCGGCGCCCACGGGTGCTCaaacgccagcagcgcgtggCTTGACGACGTCATGGTCCCCTTCCTCTGCGACAGTCGAGTCAGAAGGTTCATTCTGCAGACCAAGAGCCTTGCAGACCAAAACGAGCCGGAGAAAGTCGGCACC CTGTTTGAGCGCGCCCTGCAGGCCTACCAGGcgacgtcgtcgtccgcgtttACCGCAGCCTTTTCTCCCTTGgactcctccgccggcgccagcccCTTCCACTCGTCGCTCCCGTCTGCCTCATCCCCGGTCCCGACTGGCGCTCTGTCGGCTTCGAGTTTCCCTGGATTTTCGCCGGCGTTCGCGGGGGCCGCGGGAGGCCTCGGGGggggcgtctcgccttcgtaCCTGCGGCGCCCCGTGGACGTGGTGCCGAATCCGAAGCgcccggcgtcggcgtcctcgcctctggcggaccgcgtcgcccgcaAGTTTCCGCAGGTCAAGCCCGCTGCGAGCTCCTCCGATTCTCTCCCCACACTCACTCAGGACGAAGGTGAggggccgcgcggcggagcggcggTCGCCCGTTCATCAGACAAGACCAAGAAGagctcgcccgccgctgcggaggacgcagagcgcgagacactcgaggagaggcaggaggcggatGGCTTTCCCGCAGGGCACGCGCTCTtgggcgaggaaggcgatgAAGAGTCTCCGCCGTTGTCGCGGCGCACGGAGACGGACGCGGGAGACTTCCGCTCCATCCCCGTCCAAGGGGGAGAGACAGGGGGACGCGTATccgccgaggacgaagaagaacgcTCCGGCGCTGCGAGTGAAGCTGAAGACCCTTCGCGGAAAGccaagaggaagaaggaggaaaCTTCGAGGCAAGCGATCGGCACCGAAGATccagcgagcgacggcggcgtcccccagccgcagggcgagcggtctacggcggtcgcggcacCGGAccacgcgcgagaagaggaaatgCCAGAGGGAGAAGCGAAGACCTCCCGTGCGTCGCCCACGTCCCGCAGCAAACGAAAaatcgaggcgcgcgaagacaaCGTCGCAGCGGGGCCTCCCCCCGCGAGAAAagagccgcccgcggcgaagacatcgctcgacagcgacgcctcgctcAGCCTCCGCGACTACATCATTCGACAGCA CAAGATGCTCAATGTGAAGCCGGCGGCAAAAGTGACCGGAGaagcgctggcggcgctggaggaagTTTTCGGTCGCCATCCCGACGGCATTTCGGATCCCAACGTCTTCGCTGAAGAAGTCGTCGTCCCGCTTCTTGGCCTCGGGGAATACATGAGCT CGCGGCTCTTCGGCATGGTCGATCGGCACGACACAGGCACAGTTTCTTTGCCGATGATGAAGGA ATTCTGGGCGAATCGGCTTGTGCTGGCGAGCGAAGACCCGACAACCATCGATGAGGGGTTTCCCTCCGCAAAGCTGCCGGTGTTCCTTTTGCCGGCGTCGGCCTCGGACGACGGGAGTCGTCGGCCGTCGCTCTTCGTGAACGAAGACGTCGTTCCGCACGTCGtcaagcgaggaagcgccagAAACTTCTTCAACGTTGTCAAACAGGACGGCGCTGACGCGATCACAGCCGACGATCTGCGGCCCTGGGTCGAAG AAGTTCTTCGACAGGCCCCGGACATGGCGTTCCTGAACGAGCCGTCTGCCGCGGAATTCGCTGCGCGATACG TGGATTCCGTTATCACTCGCATCATGTTCGAGGTCGACACCGAAGACACGGGGCGTGTGTCGCTCAAG GCGCTGAAGCACAGCTGTTTGCCCCACGTGTGGTTCACTCTGCGTCCCGGCGTGGAGCTCAGCGTCATCCGGCGTTTCTTCAG CTACGAGCACTTTTACGTCTTCTACTGCACCTTCCATGCcctcgacgaggacgaggactTCCTTCTCGATCGCTCGGACGTCCGCAG GCACGATACACACAACATGAACATCGAGGTCGAGGAGCGTCTCTTCCTCCAAGTTGCGCGTCCGTTTCGGTCTCCTAAGACGGGCTACATGTGCTTCGAAGACTGGATCT GGTTTCTGCTGGTGTATCACGACGTCACGTCTGAGCGGGCGATTCAGTTCTGGTTCAAGATCTTCGACATCGACGGAGACGGAGTCTTGCG CGACCACGAGATCGAGGTTTTCTTCAATGCGCAGGTCGACCGCTTCCGATTGCGCGACGACAAGCTGCCCACGTACCGGGACTTCATCTGTCCGAT gtgcgacgcgctgcgcgtcccGTACGCTTCTGGACTGCGGTGCCGAGATCTGCTGCGCGATCCAGTTTGTGGAGGCTGCTTCATCAACTGTCTGCTGAAGCGGGCAGCTTTCCAGGCGATGGACGAGGGAGAATCGATGACCAGCATCGCCAAAGGCAGTCCTTGGGACCGCCAACTGATTGAGCTCAC GCCTTTCGAGATCTTTGCCAGTCAGCAGTACCAGGAGTTGACTGCGCGAAAGGGGGAGGAGTGCTTCATCGACGAGAGCTCAAGTTTCCTCGACGAAAGC GAAGGGTCTCAAAGCGATGAATCGCTCGTCACGGAAGGGGGATCCGCAGAGTCCATAGAGGTCTGA